TACCGTTAAAGATATTCTGGTACGTGCCGAAAAAGCCAACCTTTCCTGGCCGCTCCCCGAAGAACTGGATGATGAGAAACTCGAAGCACTCCTCTATCCGGCCGTCGTAAAGACCAAGGGATGCAGGCCAGAGCCTGACTATGAATACATACACCGGGAGCTTAGAAAAAAAGGAGTCACCCTGCAACTTCTGTGGCTTGAATACAAGGAACAACACCCCGATGGGCTGCAGTATAGCCAATTCTGCTATAAATACCAAAAGTGGCGAGAGAAACTGGATGTCAGCATGCGTCAAACTCATAAAGCCGGTGAAAAAGTTTTTGTTGACTGGGCCGGACAGACCTTTCCCATAGTAAATCCCAAAACTGGCGAAGCCCAAGATACCTTTATCTTTGTCGCCGTACTAGGTGCCAGCAACTACACTTATGCTGAAGCTTTTTTATCCCAGGAGCTCTCGCATTGGATTGCCGCCCACTGTCGGGCCTTTGAATACTTTAACGGCGTACCGGAAATTGTGGTGCCGGATAATTTACGTACCGGGGTCAGTCGTGCCTGTTATTACGAACCCGAGATAAACCCTACATACCAGGAGATGGCTTCCCATTACGGGACGGTAGTAATACCCACCCGCAGCAGAAAACCAAAAGATAAGGCGAAAGTGGAAAACGCCGTCCTGGTTGTAGAGCGCTGGATAATGGCTGCTCTACGTAAGCACACCTTCTTCAGCCTGGATGAACTGAACCGAGCAATCTTTAGTAAACTCGAGGAGTTAAATCAAAAGCCATTTCAAAAGCTTGAGGGTTGTCGTAAGGAGCTTTTTGAAACACTGGACCGCCCGGCACTAAAGCCCTTACCCGCAAAACGGTATGAGTTTGCCGAATGGAAAAAAGTGCGGGTAAACATTGATTCCCATATTGAGTTTGACAAGAACTTTTACAGTGTACCTCACCAGCTGCTAAAAGAACAAGTAGAAGTACGGGCTACTGCCAGTACCGTAGAAATATTTTATAAAGGCCAACGGGTAGCCAGTCACCAGCGAGTTTACGGCAAAGGAAGACATCAAACTGAACCCAAACACCTGCCCCGTGCCCATCAGAAGTACCTGGAGTGGACGCCTTCCAGGCTCATTCACTGGTCAGAGACTATTGGCCCAAACACTGCCGAACTGGTGAAAAAGATTTTAGAGTCACGGCCCCATCCTGAACAGGGCTACCGCTCCTGTTTAGGTATCATGCGCCTCAGTAAGGCCTACCCCAAGGAAAGGATGGAAGCTGCAGCAAAAAGAGCGCTAACTATTGGTGCCACTTCATATCGGAGTTTAAAGTCCATCCTGGAAAAGGGCCTTGATAGATTAGAGCTTACCCCTCCCGTAAACAGCAATACCATTCATCATGAGAATATCCGTGGAGCCGGCTATTACAGCAAGAAGGGAGGGAGCTTCTAATGCTTATCAACCATACTTTAGAGAGACTGAAAAAAATGCGATTAAGCGGCATGGCTGAAGCTTATGAAGCTCAACTTAAACAAAATGACATTAATTCTTTATCCTTTGAAGAACGCTTCAGTCTCCTGGTAGATTACGAATGGACCTTAAGACAGGACAGGCGCCTTCAAAGGCTTTTAAAAAAGGCAAAGTTTAGGATCCCTGCTTGCCCGGAAGATATCGATTACAGGCATCCCCGGGGACTGGACAAGTCTGTGATGCTGCGCCTTGTGGACTGTCACTGGATCCAAA
The sequence above is a segment of the Calderihabitans maritimus genome. Coding sequences within it:
- the istA gene encoding IS21 family transposase, which produces MRNIKEILKLKWEQGLSNRKIARSIKASPTTVKDILVRAEKANLSWPLPEELDDEKLEALLYPAVVKTKGCRPEPDYEYIHRELRKKGVTLQLLWLEYKEQHPDGLQYSQFCYKYQKWREKLDVSMRQTHKAGEKVFVDWAGQTFPIVNPKTGEAQDTFIFVAVLGASNYTYAEAFLSQELSHWIAAHCRAFEYFNGVPEIVVPDNLRTGVSRACYYEPEINPTYQEMASHYGTVVIPTRSRKPKDKAKVENAVLVVERWIMAALRKHTFFSLDELNRAIFSKLEELNQKPFQKLEGCRKELFETLDRPALKPLPAKRYEFAEWKKVRVNIDSHIEFDKNFYSVPHQLLKEQVEVRATASTVEIFYKGQRVASHQRVYGKGRHQTEPKHLPRAHQKYLEWTPSRLIHWSETIGPNTAELVKKILESRPHPEQGYRSCLGIMRLSKAYPKERMEAAAKRALTIGATSYRSLKSILEKGLDRLELTPPVNSNTIHHENIRGAGYYSKKGGSF